A genome region from Leifsonia shinshuensis includes the following:
- a CDS encoding helix-turn-helix transcriptional regulator, protein MRLVPVNDDQKRPTMLTPKALAAQLGVDVEHLRRLRDQGIGPAYIRITPRTVRYLSSEVAEWLNDEQ, encoded by the coding sequence ATGCGACTCGTGCCAGTGAACGACGACCAGAAGCGGCCCACGATGCTCACACCCAAGGCCCTCGCCGCGCAGCTCGGCGTCGACGTCGAGCACCTGCGCCGCCTACGGGATCAGGGCATCGGGCCGGCCTACATCCGCATCACTCCCCGCACCGTCCGATACCTCAGCTCAGAGGTCGCAGAGTGGCTGAACGACGAGCAGTGA
- a CDS encoding recombinase family protein: MSNVVGYARVSRHDQNPAAQEAELRAAGAGRVFVDHGESSRVKDRPQWLACLDYLRPGDTLLVRRLDRLAGSEKMAIETITDLHERGVNIKSLTEPDIDTTTPMGRALFGIVAVFAQLRVDTIRENTVRGLAHARAEGRVGGRPSVMTAERTAAAARMREQGDSIAQIAAVLGVGKSSVARALAKHDQSQPSA, translated from the coding sequence ATGAGCAACGTTGTCGGATACGCGCGGGTGTCGCGTCATGACCAGAACCCGGCAGCCCAGGAGGCCGAGCTGCGCGCGGCAGGCGCCGGGCGGGTGTTCGTCGACCACGGCGAGTCCAGCCGTGTGAAAGACCGCCCGCAGTGGCTCGCATGCCTGGACTACCTGCGCCCCGGCGACACACTGCTGGTGCGCCGGCTCGATCGCCTCGCGGGCAGCGAGAAGATGGCCATCGAGACGATCACGGACCTGCACGAGCGGGGCGTGAACATCAAGAGCCTCACCGAGCCGGACATCGACACGACAACCCCGATGGGCCGAGCCCTGTTCGGCATCGTTGCCGTGTTCGCGCAGCTCCGCGTCGACACGATCCGGGAGAACACCGTACGGGGCCTGGCTCACGCGCGCGCTGAGGGTCGCGTGGGAGGCCGACCCTCGGTGATGACAGCGGAACGGACCGCCGCGGCCGCGCGGATGCGTGAGCAGGGCGACAGCATCGCACAGATCGCGGCCGTGCTCGGCGTCGGCAAGTCATCCGTCGCGCGCGCGCTTGCGAAGCACGACCAGAGCCAGCCGTCGGCCTGA
- a CDS encoding Fic/DOC family protein, which produces MSEDDKYTYPDSGGVLVNSKGIRNAARLDAAMNDYASVAMAELRTEPTPDRLDYDYLRRIHTRLFERIVPGIAGKLRDVDVQATGVGIAYCRPEYIEPNLTRLFDQLDREDYLTGLDADTFAARLADRWGDLSAIHPYRDGNTRSQSLYVTVLAERAGHPIDWRRVNVDELRTARLRAVVGNTKPLADYLGARLMSSEAPRQSPSLSSTAGVSSALHASFPQPATEATRRTPPAGGIQERGSAPHTSGARYGMDRGMGR; this is translated from the coding sequence GTGAGTGAGGACGACAAGTACACCTACCCCGACAGCGGGGGAGTGCTCGTCAACTCGAAGGGGATACGCAACGCCGCCCGGCTCGATGCCGCGATGAACGACTATGCCTCTGTCGCAATGGCGGAGCTGCGCACCGAGCCGACGCCGGATCGGTTGGACTACGACTACCTGCGCCGCATCCATACGCGGCTGTTCGAGCGCATCGTGCCTGGCATCGCCGGTAAGCTCCGCGACGTCGACGTGCAAGCGACCGGGGTCGGGATCGCGTACTGCCGTCCCGAGTACATCGAGCCCAACCTCACTCGCCTGTTCGACCAGCTCGACCGCGAGGACTACCTGACGGGGCTGGACGCCGACACGTTCGCTGCGCGGCTCGCAGACCGTTGGGGGGACCTTTCGGCCATCCATCCCTACCGTGACGGGAACACGCGCAGCCAAAGCCTCTACGTCACCGTGCTCGCTGAGCGAGCCGGGCACCCGATCGACTGGCGGCGCGTCAACGTGGACGAGCTGCGCACCGCTCGGCTGCGCGCCGTCGTCGGCAACACCAAGCCGCTGGCCGATTATCTCGGTGCCAGGCTCATGAGCTCCGAAGCTCCACGGCAGAGCCCGTCCCTGTCGAGCACGGCGGGCGTCAGCTCGGCGCTACACGCGAGTTTTCCGCAACCCGCTACTGAAGCCACGCGGAGAACGCCGCCGGCAGGCGGCATCCAGGAGCGCGGGAGTGCCCCCCACACGTCCGGAGCTCGGTATGGCATGGATCGAGGGATGGGGCGATGA
- a CDS encoding recombinase family protein, with protein sequence MLIGYGRVSTAEQDLTAQRDALRALGVDVENIHVDHGLTGTNRERPGLRAALAAVRSGDTLVVTKLDRLARSLPDARDIAAELTRKGVTLSLGGSIYDPTDPVGRLLFNVLGMVAEFEADLIRMRTREGMAVARANGRLKGKKPKLSSAQRKHLLALHAAGTHTQSELAELLRVSRATIYRELQRDRAK encoded by the coding sequence ATGCTGATCGGATACGGCCGCGTCTCCACCGCCGAACAAGACCTCACCGCGCAACGCGACGCGCTCAGGGCGCTCGGCGTCGATGTCGAGAACATCCACGTCGACCACGGGCTGACCGGCACCAACCGAGAGCGGCCCGGGCTGCGCGCGGCACTGGCAGCGGTGCGCTCCGGTGACACCCTCGTGGTCACCAAACTCGACCGGCTCGCCCGCTCCCTACCGGACGCACGCGACATCGCAGCAGAACTCACCCGCAAAGGCGTCACGCTCAGCCTCGGCGGCAGCATCTACGACCCCACCGACCCGGTAGGCCGGCTCCTGTTCAACGTCCTCGGCATGGTCGCCGAATTCGAAGCCGACCTCATCCGCATGCGAACCCGCGAAGGAATGGCCGTTGCCCGCGCCAACGGCAGACTGAAAGGTAAGAAGCCGAAACTCTCGTCAGCCCAGCGCAAGCACTTACTCGCCCTCCACGCCGCCGGCACTCACACCCAGAGCGAGCTCGCCGAACTGCTGCGCGTCTCCCGCGCGACGATCTACCGAGAACTCCAACGCGACCGCGCCAAATAG
- a CDS encoding cation transporter produces MADRRRSGRLRRQRACRNLPNRVGRKIGSAALVADGVHARLDGITSLSVVLGAIGVLLGFPIADPIIGLLIAISILILLGGTAKSVGARLMDAVDPGLIDRVERSLTHTKGVTGIRSVKLRWVGHRLLGSAVITTNAENLRDATHVAEHATEHVRGELRNLDEFVVTPIAADR; encoded by the coding sequence GTGGCTGATCGCCGCCGGTCTGGTCGGCTTCGCCGGCAACGAGCTTGTCGCAATCTACCGAACCGCGTTGGCCGGAAGATCGGCTCCGCGGCGCTCGTCGCCGACGGTGTGCACGCGCGACTGGATGGCATCACCTCGCTGTCGGTTGTGCTCGGCGCAATCGGCGTCCTTCTCGGGTTTCCGATCGCCGACCCGATCATCGGCCTCCTCATTGCGATCTCGATCCTGATCCTGCTGGGGGGGACCGCGAAGTCCGTCGGGGCGCGCCTGATGGATGCTGTCGACCCGGGTCTGATCGACCGCGTCGAGCGCAGCTTGACGCACACGAAGGGCGTGACCGGTATCCGGAGCGTCAAGCTGCGCTGGGTCGGCCACCGGCTCCTCGGCTCGGCAGTCATCACGACGAACGCCGAAAACCTCCGCGACGCCACGCACGTGGCAGAGCACGCGACCGAACACGTCCGCGGCGAGCTGCGCAACCTCGACGAGTTCGTCGTCACCCCCATCGCCGCCGATCGCTGA
- a CDS encoding cytochrome c oxidase assembly protein — MTGATSTRSAPTRGAIAALAALAITALSAALVLALLTVQPDGSIFNPGPAVTYGLPAVKVVVDLAAAATIGVLVVAAFCVPVGLRSWNRLLDAAPWCSACWLVASCIAAVMTSISLTGPVEANMLGPSLAQFFTQIAVGQGWFATILMTATISVVAFAARGQAGVAAAAILAFAALVPLALQGHAAGAGNHVTATVALWLHVAGAAVWVGGLAAVVYVATVDGRTFVALVRRYSAIALAGLCAVTISGLAGALVRLSDPAQLLTTDYGRLLSVKVVALLLLVAFGWAQRTYVIRRFGSMDAPALRRRLAFGSLALWELVVMGVAMGTGATLSRTETPGGQILLATKAEQLTGDRLPLAPGIARLMDAWVFDAAAVLVVVLGFGSYLYGAIAARRSGSWPRSRMVAAIGCAVVIVFAFCSLPGAYATFSFAAYTTLLLLGGVLSAILVVAAQPIRLLQTVVRLRGDGSLGTREWTSWVLGSRAMAVPLRTPWLSACALVVLLGTVFLSPWLGWAVQDPVGRTLTTVLVFGVTTLFAASLLRTLGEGQRLLAQAVGIAMAVVLAVGLLAVVVAFVPGGILPAWYGVTLPALGVTPALDQLIAAVLLWAIAAIAVFVLLLVLGQRVVEARPESPRPERA, encoded by the coding sequence GTGACCGGGGCAACGTCGACGCGATCCGCCCCAACGCGAGGTGCGATCGCTGCGCTTGCCGCTCTCGCCATTACAGCGTTGTCTGCTGCGCTGGTGCTGGCATTGCTCACCGTCCAGCCGGATGGGTCGATCTTCAATCCGGGGCCGGCGGTGACGTATGGGTTGCCGGCTGTGAAAGTGGTCGTCGATCTGGCGGCTGCGGCCACGATCGGTGTGCTCGTCGTTGCAGCTTTCTGCGTACCGGTCGGATTACGGTCGTGGAACCGGCTCCTGGACGCGGCGCCCTGGTGTTCCGCCTGCTGGCTGGTCGCCAGCTGCATTGCTGCGGTCATGACCTCGATCAGCTTGACGGGGCCGGTTGAGGCGAACATGCTCGGTCCTAGCCTTGCTCAGTTCTTCACACAGATCGCGGTCGGCCAAGGGTGGTTCGCCACAATCCTGATGACTGCGACGATCAGTGTTGTGGCGTTCGCGGCCCGTGGGCAGGCAGGCGTGGCCGCGGCTGCCATCTTGGCTTTCGCTGCGCTGGTTCCACTCGCGCTCCAGGGGCACGCCGCCGGGGCTGGAAATCACGTCACGGCGACGGTTGCGCTGTGGCTGCACGTCGCGGGAGCGGCGGTGTGGGTTGGTGGTCTGGCCGCGGTGGTCTATGTCGCGACCGTTGATGGGCGCACATTTGTTGCGTTGGTGCGTCGCTATTCAGCGATCGCACTGGCGGGGTTGTGCGCGGTGACCATTTCCGGGTTGGCAGGCGCACTCGTTCGTCTGAGCGATCCAGCACAGCTCCTGACCACGGACTACGGTCGGCTCCTGTCCGTGAAGGTGGTCGCCCTCCTCCTTCTGGTGGCGTTCGGATGGGCGCAACGAACCTACGTGATTCGACGGTTCGGTTCCATGGATGCGCCTGCGCTGCGGCGCCGGCTCGCCTTTGGCTCCCTCGCTCTCTGGGAGCTTGTGGTTATGGGCGTCGCGATGGGGACAGGAGCAACGCTCTCTCGGACAGAGACTCCGGGTGGTCAGATCCTGTTGGCGACGAAGGCTGAGCAGCTCACTGGTGACCGGTTACCGTTGGCACCGGGCATCGCCCGGCTCATGGACGCGTGGGTGTTCGACGCCGCAGCGGTGCTCGTTGTAGTCCTCGGCTTTGGGTCCTACCTCTACGGCGCGATCGCGGCACGTCGAAGCGGCAGCTGGCCCCGATCGCGGATGGTCGCCGCGATCGGGTGTGCCGTGGTCATCGTGTTCGCGTTCTGTTCGCTTCCCGGGGCTTATGCAACGTTCTCGTTTGCGGCGTACACGACTCTGCTTCTGCTCGGTGGTGTGCTTTCGGCAATTCTGGTTGTCGCAGCGCAGCCGATTCGCTTGCTTCAGACGGTCGTGAGACTTCGGGGGGACGGCAGCCTCGGTACGCGCGAATGGACGAGCTGGGTACTAGGAAGTCGAGCGATGGCAGTGCCGCTCCGGACGCCGTGGCTGTCGGCTTGTGCTCTGGTTGTGCTGCTCGGCACCGTGTTTCTATCGCCGTGGCTGGGTTGGGCGGTGCAGGACCCGGTGGGCCGGACCCTCACGACAGTCCTGGTGTTCGGGGTGACGACGCTGTTCGCTGCGTCACTGTTGCGCACGCTCGGCGAAGGACAGCGCCTGTTGGCGCAGGCGGTGGGGATCGCCATGGCGGTGGTCCTGGCAGTGGGCTTGCTCGCGGTCGTGGTCGCTTTCGTCCCCGGAGGTATCCTCCCTGCGTGGTACGGGGTGACCTTGCCCGCGTTGGGCGTGACTCCCGCGCTCGATCAGCTCATCGCGGCCGTGCTGCTCTGGGCGATCGCCGCCATTGCTGTGTTCGTGCTGCTGCTGGTTTTGGGTCAGCGGGTGGTCGAGGCTCGGCCGGAGTCTCCAAGACCGGAGCGAGCCTGA